In a genomic window of Nocardiopsis mwathae:
- a CDS encoding DUF4352 domain-containing protein has product MPKNLAIILIAAASAVGLLLGTVIGWFGHQRYLAGQLEAAFSDAADAIAEDFDDMADDDLGETSRLTDGPPEGDPDDGAFTYTATDVKSTGTYRDDSCGETVKAVGEHVVIKMEAENTGRAPATPPSGSYDHVYAYDADGVQFSVHSDICGYADETNPGNSTKYELVFDVPEGTELTALELGSDAGGDIAVVELG; this is encoded by the coding sequence ATGCCCAAGAACCTGGCCATCATCCTCATCGCCGCCGCCTCTGCCGTCGGACTCCTCCTCGGAACCGTGATCGGATGGTTCGGCCACCAGCGGTACCTGGCCGGCCAACTGGAGGCGGCCTTCAGCGACGCCGCCGACGCGATCGCCGAGGATTTCGATGACATGGCCGACGACGACCTCGGCGAGACATCCCGGCTGACCGACGGCCCGCCTGAGGGCGACCCTGACGACGGCGCGTTCACTTACACCGCCACGGACGTCAAGAGCACCGGCACCTACCGCGACGACAGCTGCGGAGAGACGGTGAAGGCTGTCGGCGAACACGTCGTGATCAAGATGGAGGCCGAGAACACCGGCCGAGCCCCCGCAACACCACCGTCGGGGTCCTATGACCACGTCTACGCCTACGACGCCGACGGCGTCCAGTTCTCAGTGCACTCCGACATCTGCGGGTATGCCGACGAGACCAACCCCGGCAACTCTACGAAGTACGAGCTCGTGTTCGACGTGCCGGAGGGAACCGAGCTCACGGCCCTGGAACTCGGCTCGGACGCCGGAGGGGACATCGCCGTCGTCGAGCTCGGATAG
- a CDS encoding penicillin-binding protein, producing MLQKIGQLVGVGVIAGVLVAALALPAVGGLGITARNVATGFLNMPSELETPPPPQRSVIYDRNGETIAEIFDQNRELVELDDMAPVMREAMIAIEDSRFYEHGGIDISGTFRAALRTLSGSTQGGSSLTQQYVKNVLIESATSQAEQEAARETSIARKVRELRFAIALEQRVGKDDILEGYLNIAYFGDGAYGVESAAQHFFGVSAAELNLEQSAALAGAVRYPYLYNLRLNPDDGKERRDVVLDRMAQTGAISEEEAEEAKAKDLELDVSTPSNGCMPSDQPYFCDYVVQEIEKNEQFGKNETERARWLRTAGLKIHTTLDVDMQEAAQDAVDKWVPRKNESRKVAAEVLIEPGTGEIRGMAQSRNYGPDESKLGETSINFSTDSDRGGSTGFQAGSTFKAITLAAALEQGKGFGTSFSSGNSTTITGQRNCDGGVLAPWPVKNAGDTKGGTSNNMISGTKGSVNTYFAQLQKSVGLCNVIEMAEKLGIQRADGQSFDNPRTQGNNSFTLGSEEVSPMAVANAYATFASGGVYCKPQAITSIEDQQSGKTIELDSDCERVIDEDVANGVSYLLSQTFKGGTTTGLEIGRPAAAKTGTTDGSAAAWFAGYTPNLASAVFVGDPRGPQNYPLRNVTIGDRSYGAVYGATIPGPIWKETMSKAVKDLPEEKFPAPPGKFGSRSEPSPSRDDDDADTTPASNATGEGGVPNVLGQQESAAVRALEDAGYSVSVSNTRIRSTHPEGTVAAVNPDPGTSLPPGATVNVFLSNGGGAGRATTVPDGHVWRPGTGPVLAPAMTRFTGHDAP from the coding sequence TTGCTGCAGAAAATCGGTCAGCTCGTAGGCGTTGGGGTCATCGCCGGTGTGCTCGTCGCGGCGCTCGCGCTGCCCGCGGTCGGAGGTCTCGGCATCACCGCGCGCAACGTCGCCACCGGGTTCCTCAACATGCCGAGCGAACTGGAAACGCCGCCGCCTCCGCAACGGTCGGTGATCTACGACCGCAACGGCGAGACCATCGCCGAGATCTTCGACCAGAACCGGGAGCTGGTCGAGCTCGACGACATGGCCCCGGTCATGCGCGAGGCCATGATCGCCATCGAGGACTCGCGCTTCTACGAGCACGGCGGCATCGACATCTCGGGCACCTTCCGGGCCGCGCTGCGCACACTCAGCGGCAGCACGCAGGGCGGCTCCTCACTGACTCAGCAGTACGTCAAGAACGTGCTGATCGAGAGCGCCACCTCGCAGGCCGAGCAGGAGGCGGCCCGCGAGACCTCGATCGCCCGCAAGGTGCGCGAGCTGCGCTTCGCCATCGCCCTGGAGCAGCGGGTCGGCAAGGACGACATCCTGGAGGGCTACCTCAACATCGCCTACTTCGGCGACGGCGCCTACGGCGTGGAGTCGGCCGCACAGCACTTCTTCGGGGTCAGCGCCGCCGAGCTGAACCTGGAGCAGTCCGCCGCGCTCGCCGGCGCCGTGCGCTACCCCTACCTGTACAACCTCCGCCTCAACCCCGATGACGGCAAGGAGCGCCGCGACGTCGTGCTGGACCGCATGGCGCAGACGGGGGCGATCAGCGAGGAGGAGGCCGAGGAGGCCAAGGCCAAGGACCTGGAGCTGGACGTCAGCACGCCGAGCAACGGGTGCATGCCCAGCGACCAGCCGTACTTCTGCGACTACGTGGTCCAGGAGATCGAGAAGAACGAGCAGTTCGGCAAGAACGAGACCGAGCGCGCCCGGTGGCTGCGCACGGCCGGCCTGAAGATCCACACGACGCTCGACGTCGACATGCAGGAGGCGGCCCAGGACGCCGTCGACAAGTGGGTCCCGCGCAAGAACGAGTCGCGCAAGGTGGCGGCTGAGGTCCTGATCGAGCCGGGCACCGGCGAGATCCGCGGCATGGCGCAGAGCCGGAACTACGGCCCTGACGAGTCCAAGCTCGGTGAGACGTCGATCAACTTCTCCACCGACTCCGACCGCGGCGGCAGCACCGGCTTCCAGGCGGGGTCGACCTTCAAGGCGATCACCCTGGCCGCTGCGCTGGAGCAGGGCAAGGGCTTCGGCACCTCGTTCAGCTCCGGCAACAGCACCACCATCACCGGGCAGCGCAACTGCGACGGCGGCGTGCTCGCCCCCTGGCCGGTGAAGAACGCCGGGGATACCAAGGGCGGCACCAGCAACAACATGATCTCCGGCACCAAGGGGTCGGTGAACACCTACTTCGCGCAGCTGCAGAAGAGCGTGGGGCTGTGCAACGTCATCGAGATGGCGGAGAAGCTGGGGATCCAGCGCGCCGACGGCCAGAGCTTCGACAACCCGCGGACCCAGGGGAACAACTCCTTCACCCTGGGCAGTGAGGAGGTCTCGCCGATGGCCGTGGCCAACGCCTACGCCACGTTCGCCTCCGGCGGCGTCTACTGCAAGCCGCAGGCCATCACGAGCATCGAGGACCAGCAGTCCGGCAAGACCATCGAGCTGGACAGCGACTGCGAGCGGGTCATCGACGAAGACGTCGCCAACGGCGTGAGCTACCTGCTGTCGCAGACCTTCAAGGGCGGGACCACCACCGGCCTGGAGATCGGCCGCCCGGCGGCGGCCAAGACCGGTACCACCGACGGTTCGGCAGCCGCGTGGTTCGCCGGGTACACCCCGAACCTGGCCAGCGCCGTCTTCGTCGGCGACCCGCGCGGGCCGCAGAACTACCCGCTGCGCAACGTCACCATCGGCGACCGCTCCTACGGTGCGGTCTACGGGGCCACCATCCCCGGGCCGATCTGGAAAGAGACCATGAGCAAGGCGGTGAAGGACCTCCCCGAGGAGAAGTTCCCCGCACCGCCGGGCAAGTTCGGCTCCAGGTCCGAGCCGTCGCCCTCGCGGGATGACGATGACGCCGACACGACTCCGGCGAGCAACGCCACGGGTGAGGGCGGCGTGCCCAACGTCCTGGGGCAGCAGGAGTCCGCGGCGGTGCGGGCGCTGGAGGACGCCGGATACAGCGTCAGCGTCTCCAACACGCGGATCCGCTCCACCCACCCTGAGGGCACCGTGGCCGCGGTCAACCCCGACCCGGGCACGTCACTGCCGCCGGGCGCGACGGTCAACGTGTTCCTCAGCAACGGCGGCGGCGCGGGCCGCGCCACGACCGTCCCCGACGGACACGTGTGGCGTCCCGGCACGGGACCGGTCCTGGCCCCGGCCATGACACGCTTCACAGGCCACGACGCCCCCTGA
- a CDS encoding DUF6597 domain-containing transcriptional factor, producing MYSERGSRVPGAVVWRGRAEGPDAVEQRVLPDGCMDLIWVPGAPLLVAGPDTVAHAAAWRADTEVIGVRFFPGTAPAILGVAAHELRDQRVPLVELWPSSAVRALTDRLARAPDPADRLEEFALRRLARVGPPDPELVAIAELARAGATVAETARELGVGERRLHRRCRSAFGYGPKTLARILRMQRALALARDGVAWAAAAARTGYADQAHLTREVTALAGAAPTELIRR from the coding sequence ATGTACTCCGAACGGGGCTCACGTGTCCCCGGGGCGGTGGTGTGGCGGGGGAGGGCCGAGGGGCCCGACGCGGTCGAACAGCGCGTCCTGCCGGACGGGTGCATGGACCTGATCTGGGTGCCGGGCGCCCCGCTGCTCGTGGCCGGGCCGGATACCGTGGCGCACGCGGCGGCCTGGCGGGCCGATACCGAGGTCATCGGGGTGCGGTTCTTCCCCGGCACGGCCCCCGCGATCCTCGGGGTGGCCGCGCACGAACTGCGCGACCAGCGGGTTCCCCTGGTGGAGCTGTGGCCGTCGTCGGCCGTGCGCGCCCTGACCGACCGCCTCGCAAGGGCTCCGGATCCGGCGGACCGGCTGGAGGAGTTCGCGCTCCGACGGCTGGCGCGCGTCGGCCCCCCGGATCCGGAGCTCGTCGCGATCGCGGAGCTCGCGCGTGCGGGGGCGACCGTCGCGGAGACGGCGCGCGAACTCGGCGTCGGTGAGCGGCGGCTGCACCGGCGCTGCCGATCCGCCTTCGGCTACGGTCCCAAGACGCTGGCCCGGATCCTGCGGATGCAGCGGGCGCTGGCGCTCGCCCGCGACGGAGTCGCGTGGGCGGCGGCCGCGGCTCGCACCGGATACGCCGACCAGGCCCACCTCACCCGCGAGGTGACGGCCCTGGCCGGGGCCGCACCCACGGAGCTCATCCGGCGGTAG
- a CDS encoding methyltransferase domain-containing protein produces MTDTDTPWQARAAALASHLADNGTVTGKQWRRAFEDVPRHLFVPGHPVAAAYGDEALAVQYKPARTPSGDEIRLPTASASQPSVVAAMLDRLEAGDGMRVLEVGTGTGYNAALLCHRLGDELVASIDISPDLVDTARRTLSGLGYRPALHAADGHAGWADHAPYDRIVATCAVSHIPPAWIRQLAEGGRIVAPLLGDENALLVLDKTAADEVTGRVDIYPAAFMPMRERADTPLAPGQHLAASGSRIPYYGTSRLNPARLADADPDLLLFCHLHVPGLRVGTVERAHGAVLVATSASSRAEVPFTGKDDQTWATVQHGPYRIWDVIEHAVARWDSLGRPCRTRFGITALDDADRQYMWLDSPDGQYAWPLPL; encoded by the coding sequence ATGACCGACACCGACACGCCCTGGCAGGCGCGCGCCGCGGCGCTGGCCTCCCACCTCGCCGACAACGGAACAGTGACCGGTAAGCAGTGGCGACGCGCCTTCGAGGATGTGCCCCGGCACCTCTTCGTCCCCGGCCACCCCGTGGCCGCGGCCTACGGCGACGAGGCACTGGCCGTGCAGTACAAGCCTGCTCGAACACCCTCCGGCGACGAGATCCGGCTGCCCACCGCCTCGGCCAGCCAGCCCAGCGTGGTGGCCGCGATGCTGGACCGGCTGGAGGCCGGCGACGGCATGCGAGTGCTGGAGGTCGGAACCGGAACCGGGTACAACGCCGCGCTCCTGTGCCACCGGCTCGGTGATGAGCTGGTGGCCTCTATCGACATCTCCCCTGACCTCGTCGACACGGCCCGGCGGACCCTGTCTGGACTGGGGTACCGCCCCGCCCTACACGCCGCCGACGGCCATGCCGGGTGGGCGGACCACGCACCCTATGACCGGATCGTCGCCACCTGCGCCGTCTCCCACATCCCGCCTGCCTGGATCCGCCAGCTCGCCGAAGGCGGGCGGATCGTCGCCCCCTTGCTGGGAGATGAGAACGCCCTGCTGGTACTGGACAAGACCGCCGCCGATGAGGTCACCGGACGCGTCGACATCTACCCGGCCGCGTTCATGCCGATGCGCGAGCGCGCCGACACTCCGCTGGCTCCCGGCCAGCACCTGGCCGCGTCCGGATCCCGGATCCCCTACTACGGAACGAGTCGGCTGAACCCTGCGCGTCTTGCCGACGCCGACCCCGACCTGCTGCTGTTCTGCCACCTGCATGTTCCCGGCCTGCGCGTCGGTACGGTCGAACGCGCCCACGGAGCAGTGCTCGTGGCCACCTCCGCGTCATCCCGCGCCGAGGTCCCCTTCACCGGGAAGGATGACCAGACCTGGGCCACAGTCCAGCACGGCCCGTACCGGATCTGGGACGTCATCGAACACGCCGTGGCCCGATGGGACTCACTGGGGCGCCCCTGTCGCACACGATTCGGCATCACCGCGCTCGACGACGCCGACCGGCAGTACATGTGGTTGGACTCCCCAGACGGGCAGTACGCATGGCCGCTCCCTCTCTAA
- a CDS encoding VOC family protein has translation MAPRFDLVGLVVADMGASLAFYRRLGLEIPESADTQPHVEAPLPGGLRIAWDTVETIRSFEPDWTPPQGGHGVALAFRCDDPAEVDRVYAEFVAAGHEGRHTPWDAFWGMRYAVLGDPDGNSVDLFAPLPATAG, from the coding sequence ATGGCACCTCGATTCGATCTGGTCGGCCTCGTCGTGGCCGACATGGGAGCGTCCCTGGCGTTCTACCGTCGCCTCGGCCTGGAGATTCCGGAGTCGGCCGACACTCAGCCGCACGTCGAAGCCCCGCTCCCCGGAGGCCTGCGGATCGCTTGGGACACGGTGGAGACCATCCGCTCCTTCGAACCGGACTGGACACCGCCCCAGGGCGGGCACGGCGTGGCGTTGGCGTTCCGCTGCGACGACCCGGCCGAGGTGGACCGGGTCTATGCCGAGTTCGTCGCGGCCGGGCACGAGGGGCGCCACACGCCGTGGGACGCCTTCTGGGGGATGCGCTACGCGGTGCTCGGCGACCCTGACGGGAACAGCGTCGACCTGTTCGCCCCCCTGCCCGCTACCGCCGGATGA
- a CDS encoding metallophosphoesterase: MKHLGRTIGRAAAVTAAVGVAGLGYASLIERNWFRLRHYEIPLLEEGARRLRVLHLSDAHLTPGRRMLMDWVRGLDDYRPDLVVNTGDSLAHPDAVGPFIDALGPLLDRPGAFVFGSNDLYSPTFKNPARYLWRDSKTDYGERAEPDLPWQELGAAMSASGWLDLNNGTGRLKAGEADIAFGGVHDSHIGLDRYDAIAGPAAPDADVRVGVLHSPEPANLDRFESDGYDLLLAGHTHGGQICMPFYGTLVTNCGIDRTRAWGLNRYGRSWLHVSGGLGTSPYAPVRFCCRPEASLIDLVARG; this comes from the coding sequence GTGAAACACCTGGGGAGAACGATCGGCCGGGCTGCGGCCGTCACCGCGGCGGTGGGCGTCGCAGGGCTCGGCTACGCGTCGTTGATCGAGCGCAACTGGTTCCGGCTGCGCCACTACGAGATTCCGCTGCTTGAGGAGGGGGCGCGGCGGCTACGCGTGCTCCACCTCTCCGACGCGCACCTGACACCCGGGCGCCGGATGCTCATGGACTGGGTCCGCGGGCTCGACGACTACCGGCCCGACCTGGTCGTCAACACCGGCGACTCGCTGGCGCACCCCGATGCCGTCGGCCCGTTCATCGACGCGCTGGGGCCGCTGCTGGACCGGCCGGGCGCGTTCGTGTTCGGGTCCAACGACCTGTACTCACCGACGTTCAAGAACCCCGCCCGCTACCTGTGGCGCGACAGCAAGACCGACTACGGCGAGCGGGCCGAACCGGACCTGCCGTGGCAGGAGCTGGGAGCGGCGATGAGCGCGTCGGGGTGGCTGGACCTGAACAACGGCACCGGGCGGCTGAAGGCGGGCGAGGCGGACATCGCCTTCGGCGGCGTGCACGACTCGCACATCGGGCTGGACCGCTACGACGCCATCGCGGGCCCCGCCGCACCGGACGCCGACGTCCGCGTCGGCGTGCTGCACTCCCCCGAACCGGCCAACCTCGACCGCTTCGAATCCGACGGCTACGACCTCCTCCTCGCCGGCCACACCCACGGCGGCCAGATCTGCATGCCCTTCTACGGCACGCTGGTCACCAACTGCGGTATCGACCGCACCCGCGCCTGGGGCCTCAACCGCTACGGCCGCTCCTGGCTCCACGTCTCCGGCGGGCTGGGCACCTCCCCCTACGCCCCGGTCCGCTTCTGCTGCCGCCCCGAAGCCAGCCTGATCGACCTGGTCGCGCGCGGTTAG
- a CDS encoding MFS transporter → MSEAHGTRTSEVRADGGEWRRTARRVVLLALGAFALGLDAYVVAGLLPSVAADLDVPQATAGQMVTVFTLCYALAAPVFATLLSGRPARAVLGLALAVFTVANGLSALAFDLPVLLLARALAGIGAGVYSPIAAATAAAMAGPERRGRSLAIVMGGMSIGTVVGVPVGVQLAEYVGWRGTLWLVTALGLLALVGVVALLPRTEATPPPPLRERVRVLGDGRVAPIALVSFLGGVASLGLYTYLATFLSDAADVANPVGHLWVWGVGGVLGSLLVGPLVDRTKRAYPVVAGLLAVLIAAHTALPTLAPHVWAVMVPLVLWGAVGWALQVPQQHRLIEARPDHAPVAISLNSSAVYLGSAAGSALGGAVLAAGLPAARLPYCTAGVAVLALLLHLTAAHWTGRGPARRASGTSRRR, encoded by the coding sequence ATGAGTGAGGCACACGGCACCCGCACCTCCGAGGTCCGAGCCGACGGAGGAGAGTGGCGGAGGACGGCGCGCCGCGTGGTACTGCTGGCCCTCGGCGCGTTCGCGCTGGGGCTCGACGCCTACGTCGTGGCCGGGCTGCTGCCGTCCGTGGCCGCGGATCTGGATGTTCCGCAGGCGACGGCCGGACAGATGGTCACCGTCTTCACGCTGTGCTACGCCCTGGCCGCGCCGGTGTTCGCCACGCTGCTGTCCGGGCGTCCGGCGCGGGCCGTGCTCGGGCTGGCGCTGGCGGTCTTCACGGTGGCCAACGGGCTGTCCGCGCTCGCATTCGACCTGCCGGTGCTCCTGCTCGCGCGGGCGCTGGCGGGAATCGGCGCGGGTGTCTACTCCCCGATCGCGGCGGCGACCGCGGCGGCAATGGCTGGCCCGGAGCGTCGGGGGCGCAGCCTGGCGATCGTCATGGGCGGGATGAGCATCGGCACCGTGGTCGGGGTACCGGTGGGTGTCCAGCTCGCCGAGTACGTGGGGTGGCGCGGGACGCTGTGGCTGGTCACCGCCCTGGGCCTGCTGGCCCTGGTCGGGGTGGTGGCGTTGCTGCCCCGCACCGAGGCGACCCCGCCACCTCCTCTGCGCGAACGGGTCCGGGTGCTGGGCGACGGCAGGGTCGCCCCCATCGCCCTCGTCTCCTTCCTCGGCGGCGTCGCCAGCCTCGGCCTCTACACCTACCTGGCGACGTTCCTGTCCGATGCCGCGGACGTGGCCAACCCGGTCGGCCACCTGTGGGTGTGGGGTGTCGGCGGTGTGCTCGGCAGTCTCCTGGTCGGCCCCCTCGTCGACCGCACCAAGCGGGCGTATCCGGTCGTCGCCGGTCTCCTCGCCGTTCTCATTGCGGCGCACACCGCCCTGCCGACACTCGCCCCCCATGTGTGGGCCGTCATGGTCCCTCTGGTGCTGTGGGGCGCTGTGGGCTGGGCGCTCCAGGTCCCTCAGCAGCACCGGCTGATCGAGGCCCGGCCGGATCACGCCCCCGTCGCCATCTCCCTCAACAGCTCGGCGGTCTACCTGGGGAGCGCGGCGGGCTCCGCGCTGGGCGGCGCGGTCCTGGCGGCCGGTCTTCCCGCTGCCCGGCTCCCCTACTGCACCGCCGGGGTGGCGGTGCTCGCGCTCCTGCTGCACCTGACCGCGGCCCACTGGACGGGGCGGGGACCGGCGCGCCGGGCGAGCGGGACGTCGCGTCGGCGCTGA
- a CDS encoding DUF397 domain-containing protein, giving the protein MSSSVPEFHKSSYSQPSGGNCVEVARSPHDAAVRDSKHPGQGHITFPAAEWRAFIATLGADEI; this is encoded by the coding sequence ATGAGCAGCTCAGTTCCCGAATTCCACAAGTCCAGCTACAGCCAGCCCTCTGGCGGCAACTGCGTCGAAGTCGCCAGATCCCCGCACGACGCAGCCGTTCGTGACTCCAAGCACCCCGGCCAAGGGCACATCACCTTCCCTGCGGCCGAGTGGCGCGCCTTCATCGCGACCCTTGGTGCCGACGAGATCTGA
- a CDS encoding DUF1761 domain-containing protein, which produces MGIGVLGELNWIAIVVAALVYFGLGAVWFARPVFGKAWMRAIDWAGDDEEKPGAAMYIGPLVVCLIQVIVLAMLLAAVGVAAVGEGIALALLVGVGLSASALFVAGYFDPKKPQPMVWFGITAGYHVVGLAIAGLILSLWT; this is translated from the coding sequence ATGGGTATCGGTGTTCTTGGCGAGTTGAACTGGATCGCCATCGTCGTGGCGGCACTCGTCTACTTCGGGCTCGGCGCGGTGTGGTTCGCCCGACCGGTTTTCGGAAAGGCGTGGATGCGCGCCATCGACTGGGCGGGCGACGACGAGGAGAAGCCCGGCGCGGCGATGTACATCGGTCCGCTGGTGGTCTGCCTGATCCAGGTGATCGTTCTGGCGATGCTGCTGGCGGCCGTCGGGGTGGCCGCGGTCGGGGAGGGGATCGCGCTCGCGCTGCTCGTCGGGGTCGGGCTGTCCGCCTCGGCGCTCTTCGTCGCGGGGTATTTCGACCCGAAGAAGCCGCAGCCCATGGTCTGGTTCGGCATCACCGCCGGATACCACGTCGTCGGCCTGGCGATCGCGGGTCTGATCCTGTCGCTGTGGACGTGA
- a CDS encoding LysR family transcriptional regulator, producing MVVGLHHLRCFLALAEEQQFTGAAERLGISQPTLSRSIRRLEELLGRTLVDRASRHTRLTAEGVRLHGELRVLLPRLETALRPAGAEAPLRLGYAWGFPIGWGRSAIGRFEQRHNVLVHTVRRDDRLAGLADGTVDAALVWGAVADPDMTTTALHTEPRIAAVSTRSTLAGRHELTWAELGRRCIVLNTVSGTLTPDHWPTDARPEVGAESTNIDEYLHAVASRRGVGVLPVSVSLHHHDPDVLYIPITDAPPAVLTYAVPRQAAHPLAEHLGITLHDHAHSAPHERPELARNERP from the coding sequence ATGGTTGTAGGTCTGCACCACCTCCGCTGCTTCCTCGCCCTCGCGGAGGAACAGCAGTTCACCGGGGCCGCCGAGCGGCTGGGCATCTCCCAGCCGACGCTGAGCCGCAGTATCCGCCGCCTGGAGGAACTGCTGGGGCGGACGCTCGTCGACCGCGCCTCGCGGCACACCCGGCTCACCGCGGAGGGCGTGCGCCTCCACGGCGAGCTGCGCGTACTCCTGCCCCGGCTCGAAACCGCCCTGCGGCCCGCGGGTGCGGAGGCGCCGCTGCGGCTGGGCTACGCGTGGGGTTTCCCCATCGGCTGGGGCAGGAGCGCCATCGGCAGGTTCGAGCAGCGCCACAACGTCCTGGTCCACACCGTGCGCCGCGATGACCGGCTCGCCGGACTGGCCGACGGCACGGTCGACGCGGCCCTCGTCTGGGGCGCGGTCGCCGACCCCGACATGACGACGACCGCGCTGCACACCGAACCCCGTATCGCCGCGGTCTCCACCCGGTCCACCCTCGCGGGCCGCCACGAACTCACCTGGGCCGAACTGGGCCGGCGCTGCATCGTCCTGAACACCGTCAGCGGGACCCTCACCCCCGACCACTGGCCCACCGACGCACGCCCGGAAGTGGGCGCGGAGAGCACCAACATCGACGAGTACCTGCACGCCGTGGCGTCCCGCCGGGGCGTGGGGGTCCTCCCGGTCTCGGTGTCCCTCCACCACCACGACCCGGACGTGCTCTACATCCCCATCACCGACGCCCCGCCGGCCGTCCTCACCTACGCGGTCCCCCGCCAGGCCGCCCACCCACTGGCCGAACACCTCGGAATTACGCTGCACGACCACGCACACAGCGCACCCCATGAGCGCCCGGAACTCGCCCGCAACGAGCGGCCGTAG
- a CDS encoding GatB/YqeY domain-containing protein yields MAEIKDRLKADLTAAMKARDELRTRTLRMVLTALTTEEVAGGSARELGDDEVVKLLTREAKKRREAADAFDKGDRPEQARAEREEGEVLAEYLPAQLTDAELADLVSAAIAEAGAGDVKAMGQVMKVVNPKVAGRAEGGRVAAEVKRQLSA; encoded by the coding sequence ATGGCCGAAATCAAAGACCGCCTGAAAGCCGACCTCACCGCCGCGATGAAGGCGCGCGACGAGTTGCGGACCCGGACGCTGCGCATGGTGCTGACCGCCCTCACCACCGAGGAGGTGGCCGGCGGCTCCGCGCGCGAACTCGGCGACGACGAGGTCGTCAAGCTCCTCACGCGCGAGGCCAAGAAGCGCCGTGAGGCCGCGGACGCGTTCGACAAGGGTGACCGCCCCGAGCAGGCGCGGGCCGAGCGCGAGGAGGGCGAGGTCCTCGCCGAGTACCTTCCCGCGCAGCTCACCGACGCCGAGCTGGCCGACCTTGTCAGCGCCGCGATCGCGGAGGCGGGGGCGGGCGACGTCAAGGCCATGGGCCAGGTGATGAAGGTCGTCAACCCGAAGGTCGCCGGGCGCGCCGAGGGCGGCCGGGTCGCTGCGGAGGTCAAGCGGCAGCTCTCCGCGTGA
- a CDS encoding helix-turn-helix domain-containing protein, producing MTSRYSPTIRRRRLSAELKRVRQSARMTGEEVAAAAELTKSTYSNIESGVKARPTVAEIRAILDACKLPKGQEYEEILNLCRQSRERGWWTRYRDVLAARYVGFEAEASTISTWEPVVIPGLLQTPEYIEATGRAALIQPADIKRICDSRMTRQRILDGADPPEISAIFDECALHRLDDYPEVRRAQVRHLLEMAERPNVTIQMTRANKLNPGSGGPFVILEFPVDVDPTVVYLETDTDGIYLEDPDEISRYHSLFAHLRLAALRPGETIALLQEIE from the coding sequence ATGACCAGCAGGTACTCACCCACCATCCGGCGGCGCCGACTGTCAGCTGAGCTCAAGCGCGTTCGTCAGTCCGCACGCATGACAGGTGAAGAGGTCGCGGCGGCGGCCGAGCTGACCAAGTCGACGTACAGCAACATCGAGAGCGGCGTGAAGGCTCGACCGACGGTCGCGGAGATCCGCGCCATTCTCGACGCCTGCAAGCTGCCGAAGGGTCAGGAGTATGAGGAGATCCTGAACCTGTGCCGCCAGTCCCGCGAGCGGGGATGGTGGACCCGGTACAGAGACGTCCTGGCAGCGAGATACGTCGGCTTCGAGGCCGAGGCATCCACTATCAGCACCTGGGAGCCGGTTGTGATCCCCGGCCTGCTGCAGACGCCGGAGTACATCGAGGCCACCGGCCGGGCGGCCCTCATACAGCCCGCGGATATCAAACGCATCTGCGACTCGCGCATGACGCGTCAGCGGATCCTGGACGGAGCGGACCCACCGGAGATCTCGGCGATCTTCGATGAGTGCGCCCTGCACCGGCTCGACGACTATCCCGAGGTGCGCCGCGCACAGGTCCGGCACCTGCTGGAGATGGCGGAGCGGCCCAACGTCACGATCCAGATGACCAGGGCGAACAAACTCAACCCCGGCTCGGGCGGACCGTTCGTCATCTTGGAATTCCCGGTCGATGTCGACCCCACGGTGGTCTACCTGGAAACTGATACGGACGGGATTTATCTAGAGGATCCGGATGAGATATCGCGCTATCACTCTCTCTTCGCCCACCTACGCCTCGCGGCCTTGCGGCCCGGCGAGACCATAGCCCTCCTGCAAGAGATCGAATGA